One genomic segment of Gemmatimonadota bacterium includes these proteins:
- a CDS encoding sigma-70 family RNA polymerase sigma factor — MRRWTPPPHALTRSPRTPRFPETRLSLLTALASTDPDRRHAAADLLYRAYRAPVLDIFRWRWHLGDADAEDAVQEFFATALDKGWLERFDPERARFRTFLRLCADRFVGHHLESVGRIKRGGAMEAVAYDDVAEQLLAPDDPAEIRFRAEWVRSVLSLSVDALTAEAEAQQRHLHLTLFRAYDLADVTEQQRPSYAELAASHQLTDSEVINHLAWARRRFRVHVLEVVRQLAGSDQEYREDVRDLLGIDPP; from the coding sequence GTGCGTCGCTGGACGCCCCCGCCTCACGCGCTGACGCGGAGTCCACGCACGCCTCGTTTCCCTGAAACTCGCCTCTCCCTGCTGACCGCGCTCGCGTCGACCGATCCCGATCGGCGGCACGCGGCGGCGGACCTGCTCTATCGCGCCTATCGCGCGCCGGTGCTCGACATCTTCCGCTGGCGCTGGCACCTCGGCGACGCCGATGCGGAGGATGCCGTGCAGGAGTTCTTCGCCACGGCACTCGACAAGGGATGGCTGGAGCGCTTCGACCCCGAGCGGGCGCGCTTCCGGACCTTTCTCCGGCTCTGCGCGGATCGCTTTGTCGGGCATCACCTGGAGTCGGTGGGCCGCATCAAACGAGGCGGCGCGATGGAGGCAGTCGCCTATGATGACGTGGCGGAGCAGTTGCTCGCCCCAGACGATCCCGCCGAAATCCGCTTCCGCGCCGAGTGGGTGCGCAGCGTACTGTCCCTGTCGGTCGATGCGCTGACGGCCGAAGCCGAGGCGCAGCAACGCCACCTGCACCTGACCCTCTTCCGTGCCTACGACCTGGCCGACGTCACCGAACAGCAGCGACCGAGCTACGCCGAACTCGCAGCCAGCCATCAGCTCACCGACTCCGAGGTGATCAACCACCTGGCCTGGGCACGCCGTCGCTTTCGCGTCCACGTCCTCGAGGTGGTGCGCCAACTCGCGGGAAGTGATCAGGAATATCGTGAGGATGTCCGCGACCTGCTCGGCATCGATCCACCGTGA
- a CDS encoding serine/threonine protein kinase produces MTHLSDAVVAHLTAELMLPELPPRYLPQEVIGRGGMGVVWRCRDTLLERDVAVKLLVEHLSGAAWAARLAREARILAQLEHPGIVAVHDAGMLSDGRAWYAMRLVVGEPLDRARGQLGTLGDVVRVMIRLADTIAFAHANGVIHRDLTPRNVMLGPFGEVLVLDWGVARLVADGGSQDGAIVGTPGYHAPEQAAGQDGDARSDVYGLGAILRDLLRSLSVAPPKPLAAIRDRAMAPRAEHRFATVVEFRADLARFQDGAPVHAYLEPLGERVLRLATQYRTPLLLVTAYLVMRLVVLWWRGI; encoded by the coding sequence GTGACGCACCTCTCTGATGCGGTCGTCGCGCACCTCACGGCGGAACTGATGCTCCCCGAGTTGCCGCCCCGTTACCTCCCGCAGGAGGTCATCGGTCGTGGCGGAATGGGCGTGGTCTGGCGCTGCCGCGACACCCTGCTCGAGCGCGATGTTGCCGTGAAGCTCCTCGTGGAACACCTCAGCGGCGCCGCATGGGCAGCTCGACTCGCGCGAGAAGCACGGATCCTCGCGCAGCTCGAACACCCCGGCATCGTTGCGGTGCATGATGCCGGTATGCTCAGTGACGGCCGGGCGTGGTACGCCATGCGGTTGGTGGTCGGCGAGCCGCTCGATCGCGCGCGGGGGCAATTGGGCACACTTGGTGACGTGGTTCGTGTGATGATCCGTCTCGCCGACACGATCGCCTTTGCCCATGCCAACGGCGTGATCCATCGCGACCTCACGCCGCGCAACGTGATGCTCGGTCCCTTCGGGGAAGTTCTCGTGCTGGATTGGGGCGTCGCTCGGCTGGTCGCGGACGGGGGCAGCCAGGACGGCGCAATCGTCGGCACCCCGGGCTATCACGCCCCCGAACAGGCAGCCGGCCAGGATGGTGATGCGCGCAGTGACGTGTACGGCCTCGGGGCGATCCTCCGCGACCTGCTGCGGTCGCTCTCCGTCGCGCCGCCCAAGCCGCTGGCCGCCATCCGCGACCGCGCCATGGCACCCCGCGCCGAGCATCGCTTCGCCACCGTGGTGGAATTCCGGGCGGACCTGGCGCGCTTTCAGGATGGGGCGCCCGTCCACGCCTATCTGGAGCCGCTGGGCGAGCGCGTGCTTCGACTCGCGACGCAGTATCGCACGCCGCTGCTGCTCGTGACGGCGTACCTGGTGATGCGACTCGTCGTGCTGTGGTGGCGCGGGATCTAG